TCTGCATCAAACTATACTATGAAGAAGCAGACCTGTGGtcaattactttaaaatgtaatgcattaaattacaattacattggaatttcatcatacaattacaattactttcattcatataagtaattaattaaattaaaattactttgctaaagtaatgaattacattacacattaccaaaaaaaaaatatacaaagaaaattttaatgaaCACAATTTATTTAAGTTAACTTTTAAATCAGATTGTGAATAagtatatttgttattttacacATTATAGTTGCATTCTTTCAAAAGTATTGTCAGTCAGAGAGCAGTGTTCTGGTTTGAAAACTTTGCCTGCAATACTTATATTAACATGATTAAGTAACATGTTATTTATGTGTCTGATCTCATATCTGACCTCATATCACTtagatgaaatttaaaatatttacctAAAGTCCTTCAATTGATTTCACAACTTTTTATTAAAGATTTCcattaaaaaatcaattgaattattcataaatGACCATTGAAcgaacacagtaaaaaaaaaatgtttattctaaagaatgtatttttaatgtatcatgttttaaaaattattaatcaCTTTCATTGAAACTAAGGAAAACTTAagattatttcatgaaattaaaaatgatatgtaaattatgtaattcaaatgtaattgaaaagtaATGGTCATTACTGgcaattttatgaaagtaatgcattacatttacTAGTAATTCAAAAATGGATGCATTACACcccattactttaaaaaaaaaaatgtaatgattacAATGCATTACCATTACAACAGGTCTGTGAAGAAGTTGTAATTTATTGGAAATTAGGTCAAAATCTAAAAGAAATTTACCAgccattactatatatatttcatatgttgaaTGCTGCGCTGGGTGGAATCTATTTTGTTATGAACTTATGTTATGACTTCAACTTGGTTCGAGTCgagaaaaatgaaagtagataaaacttcaaattaaacTGCAAGTGCATTTAGCCACCAAtgttaaatgtataaatattttcataatctGCTGAAAATAATGGAAGAATTTTACAACCTCTGCTTCTGTGGAACAGGCAGAACTGTTTAGCTCGAACGCGTTGGACACAAGTTCCGACTTGGACGCCATAACAAAAGTCACGtgatcttaataaattaaacctAATAAAGCACTTAAACATATATCTGTACCCACCGCGATACACTTGATCACTGCAGTGACATTTAGTATTGCACACTAGCTTACAGCGAGGAAATACTTCCTTTACTCTCTTGAACTCGTTTGAACagatttactttcattttcagtttCGTACTTCCGGTACAGGTCCTTTTTCCGGTGTTCCTTCAACTAATTCAACATGGTGGGCTTTATTGCATTCTAAATCCGTGATAATCCATAGTTTTTAACTTGACAAATGAATGGAAAGTTAATAAAATACATTCTTTATATTATGTAGATAGTTTTAAACATATGATTTGAATGTCCAAAGGTATTTTTTACCAAGAAAATTGAATTGAGGTGTTTGTTTACATCGGTATGATATGCTGATTTCACGTGCATTTTAAGTGCAATTCGTTTAAGGTTTTGAGTTTTTAATCGTTTAATTTTGCACTCTAATATGTTCATTCTGgaattaaaattcaatttaaaaggGAAATATACAACAGATTCAAAGCATTATACGGGAAGGGTGGTGTAAGACGAGCTTGTAAAGAATTGCACCACTTAttgtaaatttgtcattttcagaGTGAAGGGGCGGCCACCATTCGAACTAGAAAGTTCATGACAAATCGTTTGCTGTGTAGGAAGCAAATGGTATGGTATAAACGTATAGTACTAACAAATTGAAAATCCCATCGTCTGTCATTATATTAATAGAGGgtgaagccctctcacggctcGAAGACCGTGAGAgcagagctctccctataggtaacacgtaatgttttataggaaaatatagaaaactaatgaaaaattaaaccatacctatggaacttgaaaattttgttcccaatggcgtcgatttgaatattagcgcgtggacatgtatttctccattttgaatttcGTCTACCCAAATTCACGTCGTtgtgagatgttacataaaatctgtaaaagcatgtaaatcttattttcttattcatatataatcactcctcgatgAACGTGATTGTGCTATGTAATCCTATTTTGATACTGACGctgaatatgatgtcacaatgcactgtttacatcaacagGGCTGTCACAGCATATTTTGGTACAGGGACCGGGACCCTTGAGATTGGGAAAATTAGcgtcattttgaacaaaattggGAAACTTACAGAATGCATAGAATTTTCCCTCACATATCGATGCGCTTTCATTTTGATTTCTGATCAATTTTTTTCCTGTAATACTTTGCATTGTGcgaccttttttttttccatcagTTCGTACGCGATTTCGTTCTGGTCACGTTTTCCTTGCGAGAACACAAAACACGCTGTAGcatgtacataatgtaataCCTAAATTCTTAAAAGTTAAATTAATGGTTTAGAACATATTCAGGCCAACAcctatttttcattcaaaactCATCGTAATGTTTTATATTAGCTCTGTTAAACGAATTGTCCTAGTACAATTTGCTGTATCATCAGGACCGCTCAAACGCTTCAAATAAAACGCATCTCGGTCATTTAGACGCCGAGAAGATAAACACGATACGCCGAAAAGATAAACACGATACAGCGTGTTGagttttggtttgttttttaattttttttttttcccgaGTTCGAGGGCTGGTCGAGTTGggaattttttacttataaattGGGAAAAAAGGGCACTTTCTTggattgggaatggggccgaatATCGGACCCAATTCGGGTAGATTGACGGCCCtgatcaattgcgttatatttcccacgTTCAATAATTAGGTGgatcaaatgttcaaaattaggatgctttgataaagCTCTGCCTTTGTGCTAactttgggttgtttttttgtcctgtctaatgtcaatactttttgcttcggCCTCGAACACTGTCACGCCGTAAGATATATTAATAATCAGGGATTTTTCTACCAAGAATTATATCTACTATCCTTTTCCCATAAAAGGGGAATATGTAGAGCCACAGGCTTGAACTGAGTGCCGAAGGTATGAAACAGCTAGGGGGTCCGGTATGAAACAACCCCACCCCCGAATTTTTATTTAATAGTGCAAAATCATGCAATCTGAGTATACATGAGGCTGCCTTTCACCCTCAGATTATGACATTCATAATCATTAAGATGTACTCGGATGCGAACAAAGAATATATCTTGAAAAAGGTTTGAATGATAAGAGTGTAGGAGAATGTCGATCTTGATTTAATGTAGATAAGTTTTTAGCTAAGCATTTCGAATGAATCAAaggagatttttttctttaaaaagggGGAAAATATTCACCTATAGGGGAAAATTGGACTTAATTTTGGATGgagaatattttaatattttgacaGTAAATTGGGCCTTGAAAAATCCTTGTAATgcagtgattgggataagcacGCGCCCTGCACCAAAGTcgcattaaattaaaaaatggaGTATAGAATATTGAAAACGCTGCGCCGTTGTGTCGCGTATATCATCGATATACCTAGTTTGAGCTTTTCTCCACTGACTTGGTAGATATACGAACTTTTCAACTTTTGAGCTGATCCCCCACTTAATCTATATCGATTAAGTGCTTGAAAAATCTTGATCGCTGTCAATGCTTTTGTAATAGTGTTGGAGCAGAAGGAGACGATGACGCGGAAACATCAAAGCAGACAAGCACGACGAGAATCCTAACTTTGGCAAAACGTAAATTTAACACAAATAGTAAAACTAAAGTTACCTATGGCAATACAGTCTGTCAGTAGTGTTTAGATTATAATTTACTGATCTCTCGGACTTGTCATTTTAACATGTCGcgtaaaaatttcaatatggcaCATTCACTttagaaatgtcacattgaTACTAGCTGGTAACGTGCCATTGTTACTTTTCCCAATCACTGGTAATACACTTCACTCAGGATTTCATACTTGTCTTTGGAAAGTGGTATACtcaattttcattgttttgtgGGTTCCCTGGTGTAGTAATATATCTAAATCAAGTCAAATTGCTGAAAGCAAAAGATACATAAGCTAAATCTTGTATGAAAGAAATTAACTCTAGCCAGCTAGAGGGTTCAGCAGCAACACACATATTTTATGTTACCATATAATAGTCTAAAACACAATCGGAGTGGACTATTTTGTGTCACAACGAGATATCAAGTTTTACACTTATTTTCCAGTGGGTTCCTCCCCCCACCCTTATACAACAGGTACCGATAAATGAtgccattcccaatgccaaaaatcattgatttttcccaattttgaaactaaaaattcccaattcacttgcAGAAAAACAGGCTGCTGACATAGTAATTTACTTTAGTCTGAAATGTACAAGTttactaaaatgttcacttccggtattaaatcgaaagtacagatcatgacAGAGTGTGTATTGTAGAGCCTACGATGAATCCTAATGTCACACTACAAACACtacagcaaatattaccgtaaaaaatTGTTAtgttttttataatttttccttttcgtttaaatcatttgccaatacattggtagaaaattcccaatttgttcgattttgacgctatttttcccgattgaatgggtaccagtaccagtgggtagaaaaaagaccctgttttttttttaatggatttATTTTGAAACCTGTTAATGATTCTTTTTGTTCTTACGAGACGAAActgatttcatttgaaatataactTAAATTACTATTAACTTgcaaaactatttttaaaataaaatcctagttatggtcattgaaattATAATAACATAGAAATcatcatatattttgatttatagtcTGAATTTCATACCATTAGTGAGCAGTTGGCTTATTACCAAATTCTAGAAAATTGGGACAAGAACAAACTTTCTgaatattgtaattcatttaaTTGTATAGGGCTACGGACTCTACTCTGtaaacaatattgtaattcatcTAATTGTATAGGGCAGAATCTAccatatttacaaaaacaatacaATAAGCCATTCATTTCCTCAACCACTTGTCCATTCAGTGTTGGTTGTTTGAACTGATCCTACACTTTCTCAACAAATCCATTCAGTTTCACccattgacaattttgaatgCTACTCAATTCAAAGCGAGATACCAAGTCTAATTTCTGGAGTGCGACGGGCATGTTATACAAATTTGGCGATAGTGTGATAATCTTATAACCAGCTGATTTAGAGAAAGTTTGATACTCTTTTCAAATCAATGTAAATGTTATTTGAAATCACAGCTTGTTTACAGTAAGTGTCAAATTTGTCAATCTTTTACTTGGTTCACTGATGCTTTTCACCTTGtataaatttttgttttagatcGTCGATGTCTTGCACCCTGGCAAGGCAACCATCCCCAAAACAGAAGTCCGAGAAAAACTCGCCAAGATGTACAAGACAACACCAGATGTCATTTTCTGTTTTGGGTTCAGGACCAAGTTTGGTGGCGGTAAAACATCAGGATTTGGTCTAATCTACGACAGCTTAGACTTTGCCAAGAAGTTTGAACCTAAATACAGATTACAAAGAGTAATTATTTGATATCCTATTTCATTATTCGgtgatttttgtgtgtgtgctAAAATATCACTGGTTTCCCCTcgcaaaaattgttatttttttccaatttgCAATCTATTTTCCCCAATTTGAAATCAAGCATTCATCAGCAAAAGGAAAAATCACAATCTCAGACAAaacctatataaatgattttttccaATGTTTGGGAAAATGTCGCTATTTTCTCCCAATTTgaaaggaggggtggtagttcaaaaaggaaaaaaaaaatcacttataGTACGTTGTATATGCTTGCATAAAAGTCAACCTATGTACAAGTTTTATAAATCttgaataattccaatgtttatttattacagatgttttgattggacaaagatAAAACTaaatgagaatttacacatcaataaatccaaaaacgctatcTATACATACACGCCTGGAAACAAATAACCTAGtgggggaaactattcaaattttttaaatttataatacAGGGAACGAGTTAGAATTATAAGAATTAAACactctttttgaagaatttatcgaatTGTAAACTCctgacattttactcacaaacttattAGCATAAAGGTGCTTtgtgctttgcacttttattcagtttctgagtaaaatgtccagagtttacacatcgatgaattcttcaaaaagaatgtttaatcctataacaAAGGGCAATGTTTTGTTGAAAAAGAActaaagaaaaagaagaaaaaactaaGCTTTTGTTGAAGCTGCAAAATGCTTCTATGGTTGTTATGTCGTGTTTCATCAGCTCTGCTTCTTTTCTTTCGTAGCACGGTCTAGTTGAAATTAAGAGAACCGGCAGAAAACAAAGGAAAGAAAGGAAGAATAGGCAAAAGAAAGTTAGGGGTACAAAGAAGGCTAAAGTTGGAACCGGCAAGAAGGTAAGGCTCTTCAAAACAACTGCTGGGGCTCAAAAATCCGCCATCTGTGTCCAACACAGAATGCATTCAATGGTAGTTTATACAAGTGACCCCTGGAGTGTTCAACATCTTCAAACACATCGTCTACACTCTAGGTTTGATACCAAAGGGGAAGTGTAATAGATAATCATTGTATTTATTGAAAGGAGTTAAAAATCTGAACTTGTAAAGAATTTTAGAAAGTGGATTAT
This genomic window from Ostrea edulis chromosome 4, xbOstEdul1.1, whole genome shotgun sequence contains:
- the LOC125671181 gene encoding 40S ribosomal protein S24-like isoform X1, translated to MSEGAATIRTRKFMTNRLLCRKQMIVDVLHPGKATIPKTEVREKLAKMYKTTPDVIFCFGFRTKFGGGKTSGFGLIYDSLDFAKKFEPKYRLQRHGLVEIKRTGRKQRKERKNRQKKVRGTKKAKVGTGKKVRLFKTTAGAQKSAICVQHRMHSMVVYTSDPWSVQHLQTHRLHSRFDTKGEV
- the LOC125671181 gene encoding 40S ribosomal protein S24-like isoform X2 is translated as MSEGAATIRTRKFMTNRLLCRKQMIVDVLHPGKATIPKTEVREKLAKMYKTTPDVIFCFGFRTKFGGGKTSGFGLIYDSLDFAKKFEPKYRLQRHGLVEIKRTGRKQRKERKNRQKKVRGTKKAKVGTGKKK
- the LOC125671181 gene encoding 40S ribosomal protein S24-like isoform X3 codes for the protein MSEGAATIRTRKFMTNRLLCRKQMIVDVLHPGKATIPKTEVREKLAKMYKTTPDVIFCFGFRTKFGGGKTSGFGLIYDSLDFAKKFEPKYRLQRHGLVEIKRTGRKQRKERKNRQKKVRGTKKAKVGTGKK